ACCCGTCCGCCGCTTTACTCATCCCCGAAGGGACTTTCACGCTCGACTTGCATGTGTTAGGCACGCCACCAGCGTTCGTTCTGAGCCAGGATCAAACTCTCAAATAAACTTAAAACTAAACTGGACCTTTCGCACTAAAAATAGGGGCCTAACTATTCTGTTGTCAAAGAACGGATAAACAAGCGAATAAAATAGTAACACACTCTTGCATACCCTGTCAAACTCCGCTTCGTTGCTGACCCGCGCATGCCGCAGAGTGTGTCTAATCGCTACTTTTAAAGAGCTACGTTACCGTTGAAGCAGTATAAGTATAGCTATTTTTTTATCGTTGTCAAGCGATTTATTCTTAAGTTTATTCTTAAGTCCCCCCGCCGTTCGCTGAGGTGTTATACCATTCTTAGTTGAAAGGTGAACGGTTGAAGATGTGGCTCCCACCGTGGGATAATCCACGGGCCAATATCTCATAAGAGAAAGGGAGCCACGATGAAAGTAGACACGAGACAGAGGAAAAAGGCAAGAAAAGGTTTTGCCCAGGTGTACGGCGATGAGGAACTGGCAGCGAGAATGGTGCATGTCCTGCAGACAGGCAAGAAGGGATTGGATTCGCTCGTGATGGATCTCGGACGCATGCTCGCTGAAACGATCATGGATATGGAGCGGGAGGAGCGCTCCGGCCCCGAAGGCAAGCCCCTCCATCCAGGCGTCTACAAGTGGGCCTATCAGCCGGGATCGATCTATTGCGGCGACCAGAAGATGCACGTCAATCATCCGCGCTTGCGAGGTCCCGGAGGAGAGATCGCGCTCTCCACGTATCAGACCTTGAAAGAGCGCGGTGTTTTCTCAGAGGAGCTTCTCGCGCGGGCACTCCGGGGTATATCGGGCAGACGCTACGGCGAGACCGTCGTCGATTGCGCATCCGCCTTGGGCGTCTCGTCCTCCTCCGTTTCCCGACACTTCATCGAGGCCACTGCCGCAAAGCTCAAAGCGTTCAAGGAAAGGGACCTCTCAGACATCGCTGTCTTTGCTGTCTTCATCGACACCGTCCACCGGGGCAACGACGCCTTCATGGTGGCCCTGGGCATTGACAGCGACGGCCGTAAGCATGCCCTCGGGTTCTGGCAGGGAGCTACGGAGAATCATGAGATCTGCGAAGAGCTCCTTGCCGATATGGAGGCACGGGGGCTTTTCCTTTCGAAGAAGACGCTGTTCATCACCGACGGCGGCAAGGGCATCATCAAGGCCCTGAAAGAACGGTTTGGCGCAAAACTGCTCCACCAGCGCTGTATCATCCACAAGGACCGAAACATCCAGAAACATCTCGCCAAGAAATACCGGAAAGAGGCGCACCGGAAATTCATGAGAGCACTGGAGCAGAACCGCTACGAGGACGCGAAAAAGATGCTCCTCGATTTTGAGAAATGGTTACGAGCCATCAACGAGTCTGCGGCCGACTCTCTGAAAGAGGCCCTGGAAGAGATGCTTACGGTCCACCGCCTACACGTTCCCTTGGAGCTCGCGAAGACGCTGCGGTCGACCAACCCCATAGAGAACATGTTCTCGACGGTCCGTGACTGCGAGGGCAACATCAAACGCTACCGGGGAAGCGCTATGTCACAGCGATGGCTCGCATCGGTCATCTTCTACTGTGAACAGGGTTTTCGAAGGATCAAGGGTTACGATCAGATTGCCGGTCTCATTCAGGCCATCGAACGGGAACAGGGAGACGCGGTGTCGGTCGCTGCATGAGAGAAAGAAAAGTACATGGGAGCCACAGAAGCTTCAACTAAAAACTTGACAACTCCGATGTGAATTGCAATATTCGTTTGCTTGTCCTTTCCGAGTCACTCTGTATAGAGAGTCACAGAAAATCCTGCCTTTCAGACCCGCTGCCCGTTAGCTGGTTGGCCTGCAGAGCGCAGGTTACTCCCTTATTCGTTGTACACGCGTTCGCTTCTTCTCTTCGCCGCCATCGATTGCAGATCCAAATCTCT
The window above is part of the Syntrophorhabdales bacterium genome. Proteins encoded here:
- a CDS encoding IS256 family transposase, with translation MKVDTRQRKKARKGFAQVYGDEELAARMVHVLQTGKKGLDSLVMDLGRMLAETIMDMEREERSGPEGKPLHPGVYKWAYQPGSIYCGDQKMHVNHPRLRGPGGEIALSTYQTLKERGVFSEELLARALRGISGRRYGETVVDCASALGVSSSSVSRHFIEATAAKLKAFKERDLSDIAVFAVFIDTVHRGNDAFMVALGIDSDGRKHALGFWQGATENHEICEELLADMEARGLFLSKKTLFITDGGKGIIKALKERFGAKLLHQRCIIHKDRNIQKHLAKKYRKEAHRKFMRALEQNRYEDAKKMLLDFEKWLRAINESAADSLKEALEEMLTVHRLHVPLELAKTLRSTNPIENMFSTVRDCEGNIKRYRGSAMSQRWLASVIFYCEQGFRRIKGYDQIAGLIQAIEREQGDAVSVAA